DNA from Daucus carota subsp. sativus chromosome 1, DH1 v3.0, whole genome shotgun sequence:
GTTTGAGCAAAAATTGTCATCAAATGCAAATGATTATTTGACATATTTCTATTATATATGCACATAGCTAGCTGCACATTTTaccaaatatatatgttatatttatattataaatgtccacatacattttaaaaaatataaacgtCATAATATGTCCATGCTATGATACTAGATGACGTTTCTTTACTCTTCAAACTTGATGTGTTGTTTCAGATTAAATTAGTTTGATAAAATACTCTACATTTAATGGGAGGGTAAGTTTTAACTCACTTAAACTCATCAGTATGAAGAATTTTTCGACTTCCTTTGATTGCAGACTCTGATCCCTCAACCTCGTACAGCTCAGCACCATCAGACAATTTAAGTTTCCTTTTCCGAGCAGCAGCAACAAATACTTGAGCAACACGAGGCAAGGGGTTTCCACTCGGTTTAACATATCTATAACACTTGGTCCCCATCAAATATGATACTAATGCTATAACAGCAGAAGCTGTGGAAACCCAAAATCCCATTGTCCACATGCCAAGATCTtcgaaatacacaagaattgtGTTTGAGAAAAGTGAGCCGACATTTAGTGCAAAGTAGAAGTAGCAGAAGAAAACTGCTTTAGACTTTTTCTGCTTGGGATTTTTTTCATCAAACTGATCTGCTCCAAAGGTAGCGAGACTAGGCTGATGGCCACCATAGCCAAAGGCCACCAAGTAAATTGCTAGGTAAAATAATCCAATGCCAACTGACGACGTGGGCATACAAGATTTTTTACCATCACCGCAACCACTAGGTTTCACCAAAAATATCCAAGAAGAGAGTGATAACAACACCAGACCCTGACataaagaaattaataaattaaagcaAAGCTATGTAGTCGAGGAAAACTAATGTTATCAGAATTCATAAATTTGATCCATAAGccttaattatacatatatatagaccaTAAAAGTATATAGTAGAAACATCACCAGCACAAATATCAGCTGAAAGATTGCAGAGGTCATATATCGTCCCCAGTATGAGTCGCTAAGAAAGGCTCCGATCAATGAGCACAAATAAACTGTTCCAGTCCATTTGCTAACGTTGTTGGCCGCAGAAGCAGTATCTTGACCAAGAACCCTGGTAAGGAATAAAACCAAGTTCACAGCAACCCCAAAAAAGGCTAGTGTTGCTAGACCTTGATTAGCTGTTCCATGACGtgcatataaaatattcaaCATCAATTAGACTAGATATGGCTATTAATCTGATTGACAATCTATCTGACCAGTGGATAATATTACAGTAGATACAACCATATGTATTTTGGACATTATGTCGATCAATATTGGTAAGTTCTTGCCGATTACGTACCTAGAAGGAGAAATGCAGGTCCCCAGCCACCAACGCTCTTTTTATCGACTTTTTTGCTTTGGGCATATATAGTATTCTCTTTGTTGTTAATGTTGCAGTTCTCAATAGTAGCCCCTACGCAATTAGTTCCTTCCTTTTCCTGTACATTTGAGTagttacatatttttaaaagtatttatGTAATTGCATTATAACATTTACTATgcaactttaaaaaatataattacaattgCAATTATGATAAATACCctctctcctttttttttttcacaagaAATTTAGCAGAAAATACAAAATACTGAAACAGAAGATCATGCAAtgatacataaatattaaatgacTAAAGTAGTTATTGCTCACACAAAGAAAGTGTGGAAGGAAAAAATGTCTTGGTGAAAAGATGAAGTTCATTAGGTACTTGCATAAGCTAAGTATACGgcaacaaaagaaaatgttcagAACGTGATGACTGATGTGCATGCCTACCAGTTCAGACAATCTTTCAATTACATTCTAAGGACCTAACTAAACTCTATAATCATGATAATACTTAATTAAACATACATGCAACATTGTTCAATATATTAATAAGGTGCATGCAACATTGTTCTATGCATTAATAAGGTATTTATGGAACTATATAATTTCCTTACATTCAAGGGGATCTCCTTGATGACGTTTCCTGAATCCATTGCACTTGTTCAATGTTTTCTCtgtaaataaaaaaagagtacATAGAGATCAGAATAAGTAACAAGTAGGTCCCTGACACCAGAACTAAATCTGTAACTGATTTCCGAAAGCTGTAAGCACATTCTTACCGAGAGGAAATGTATAGTATATATCCCCACACAAGAACTTGCAGTgtagaagaaaaatatataaaattctagaaaatttgaGGCTTAGTCTCTAATACACAAATCTTTGGAATGAGAAGAAATGCGCATAAGATGTGTGAATATATAGCATCAGGAAtcctaaaatattaatttaatttacaattaACTAAGTTGTCTTCAACTTCGAAGGAAAATACAATTTGACACCATTACAGGTATTACACTATTACTTGCAAGGAGGAATGGAACGATAGGTACACTTAAAAGAGTGCAAGCCACATAAATCATAGTATTGCTCTACACATGAAATTTCTTTCAACCTGATAAGCCATTCTCATTATCACCGGCCTacgaattcaaatttaaattattagttcTTATCCTCTGACATCGAGAGCGATATGTTTAATGACAAACAGTACTACTAATGTCGACATCTTGTAATACTCACCGGAAACACTATAGGTGCTACAGATGACAACAATACTAGCAAGGGAGTGGTCAAATGATCTGTCAATTTCTTTGTTAGGTCATACTGTACCGTATGTCATTAAACTTCTCTATCGAGTTATTATCTTCAGATTTTATCGAGATACAGAGCTACAATAGCACAGTCATAGTGTTCCTCAATTGTATCATATATATTCGACCAATATTAGTTTTCTACCACACCTGAAGAAATCAAATgacttataaaaaataaaatcacgcacaTACATTTATCATATCATGAATCctaaatcaaaaatattcaaacattttcgactttaagataaaataatcaaaattaacAAGTCAAATTAGAAAAGAATAGGTAGGAATTAATATAATGTTACCTTTTTCTGAACTTAAAACGGGGAACAACAGCTGTAAATGTCGGTGAAATATATTCCGATTCCGGCGAAGGAGAAGACAGAGTATCAGCAACAATATTTGGCCGGAAAATCACTTGACTCGccggaaaaatatcaaaatattcgaGACCACTTTTTGTCATTTACGGCAAACAAGTATGATTTGTTCCTCGCACAATAAACAAATTGTGCCTAAATCTTCCACGGATTTCTTGTTGATGTATCTTATAACCTTGatcaataaaacaaaatttattcaattttatagCTCAAGAACCCTAATAGTTTTTTAGGAAAAATATGTAGCGATGAGAatgttttatataaataaaaatataataaataataataatgatgcgTAGACAACAAACGGTGAGATTTTTTCTCCAGATTCACTAAACGGAAAGGACTCCCGGAGAGTTTGAAAGTTTCTAGCAAAAACTGGGACCCGCGTTTGCTGAGGTGTTCGCAAGCTGAGCTTACAGGTGGAATGCATGCAGTGCAACTTAGAAATTTTTAGTTCCCAACAAATTAACTTGACTATGTGTcataaattatgtgcaagaaAACTATGTGTAATAAATGATTTGTTCTAAATATAGCTGGCTATCTTTGTGAAAAATTACTCCTTTCGTCCCTTTCGTCCCATTTTAGTTAtaacatttctatttttgttggttaaattgattaatttttgactagagaTTATAAGtcattctttcattattttaaaaaattgaaaatttcattttaaagtagattaaaagttatttccgatgacatatatttttaaaattttcaattaataaaatattaataaatctcagtcaaactttggtcaatttgaatGTCACAATTGACCAAAgttgacaactaaaatgagacggagggagtataaaattacATACCTGCCATCGGAGTTCTTAAATTAATTTCGCCGTGGTGCTAAATGGTCAAGCTCCCGCTCGTCACTTAGGGGCGTTtggataaaattaaaaaaaatgtttatcacttaaagtaaagaaagggactaaaatgagaaataaattaagatttataagtgattaaactgtttgggaaagaaatagaaattctaaaacaaaaactagcattctcagcttctttatAAATTCTTCTGACTTTTAacacaaacggatcaagaaaagcGGAAATCGGCTTTCTATTTTCCTTTGTTAGTTACCATTAACCAAACGGCttcttaatatattatgaaCATAGGGTCTAGTTTTATGGAGTGCACAAAAGATGAGAGTAATAGAATCcaaaattagataaaatacaatatagTCATTTTAATTTCACTTTTTCTTTCCacaatatatttaaacatcCGACAACCTGTTGATTATGTTCTGTAACGTAATCGTTGTAATAAAAAAggagaaaaattaattttataaatcacaaaatattACAATCTACAGTACAGCTCGTAGAACAATGATTTTAGTGATTAGATTAAGAACTTGTGACAGGTGCTCCAATAGCCCAGTTTAAATGCGGACTTTGTTGAACCTAATTTTACGACTAGATATTACTACATATATATCGAGGagtttcttattttaaaaaaaaaatttatgatccgATCATCAAGTAAACTATAGGATACATTCtggtaataaaaaatttagttttttttttttgaaaagcaacgAACTGATATACATTAAATCTCAATCTTACAATGACCCCATGAAGGCCAGAACAAAACAGATTGAAATTAGTAGAACAAGCTACTAACAAAAGAAGTTGCATTACATACAACTTTGAAAGAGGATCCGATACCTAAACCAAAATAACAACTAAAATGATAATAACTAAGCTGCAACACTTCATAACCATGTAGTAGAGATAAAAGACCAGACGGACCCAGCATGCGCACCCCTACGATAATAACTTTGTCAGCCTTACCAAATCCCATGAGCTGAAGGACACTCTCAACATCCAACAGACCATTAGGGGCCCTATTGTCAGCTGATGAAGACAAGAGAAAACCAAGATTGGGGAGGAGTTTTGCAAACGACCCCATTAAGACATTACGCGCCACATCTTTTACATACACACCATTACCCACCAGTGAATCAAGTGGTGCTCCAGAGAAACAGTCGAGGTTGccactgttgggtttcggggcaacaaacgcagcggataatcgacgtaaaatcaaaaaaaaatccgaaaccctaacccgaggatccatctataaagaccggctgatcatggagatacgaaataataccttaaGAAGCTTTACGTAAACGAAACAcggaggtccggaacaagcaatcaccacgcagccctcgtctaaggatcgcgtctctaagcagtccacacgaacgtctgatcgccaaagatcaccggagccggtactagccgaatgcagcctctctctctctctctagcctctcttgatgtagagctgctagggttttataataaaacgaattttatgttgcttaaccctaaaacaatacatcattatgtatttatagggaagagagatagatgggccaaaccctaatcggatttgggcttctccaaacctaatccgattttggttttaatattaaattcgaaattctattacttaattaagactggctcaattaatttatttcgaacttaatcatttaatttaaattcagaatttaaattaaaaactcctttaaacgttcaaagtgtgtgaccctttaggttattattacgttggcaataattttaatatccaataataaaattataaacaatgagcggcatctagtaatacatcattgctacccaagtaacaataataattggtgattcaattaaaccttttgtgaataatgtacaatgtaatataatccctttaaccttatattatagatcagactcaaggcatgtattgtgtcatcctcttcatcgtctaatccgaatttccttgatcaatgagtagactattaaacaaatcaatatttgagcacggccatgcattttatagtctcactcaatcaagaggccaataatatcactcctaaaataggagggttaaatcctttctagatcattcatatttctcatacgattcataatatacccaatgtacatttcatcattacccggtcaaaggtaacttttagtgcaaccaaagtatattaattctcatatagaaatataatgatatcaagtcagaggatcattacatcattatcacagtgagaatttctaatgacacttattaacatgtaaaatctcacggtgggtcattccagtgccatgtgtcgatacatgcacttatgttcttgactttagcatcactatacctatgatcaatgagatgtgatcatcagtcaacaaacatactagtcttaatgcatcattattgtcccttaacaatgatactcgactagggacatttaggaatattgatattattctcataatctcatttctaagtcacgtacttagagatatagaattacatataatattccaaggacatttattatactttcaatttattacgcagtaaataaagacacaataaatatttattccataatcaatataacataatccataaatgtctacgatagaacacaatagtattgtctctaggacaccaatactaacagcCACCATCCAGCAAGTTGAGGGCATCCTGAGAAAGTAGTCCGTCGATGTTGAAACAGGTACGAGCATTGCCTAGGGAGACTTCCCAATGCTGTAGACCACAGCAGAACCCCCAAGTAGCCACTACCCCCTTACAGGATCACTGAGAGTCTTGAGACAGCTGTATAGATATAGAAGAGCTGTCCAGAAGATTTGCCTGACCCTCCTCTATTTCTATCAGATTTGGTCTACTTAAACCCTTCTTGGCTAAGTCATCAGCTTGCTCATTCAAATACTGAGGAACAAACTGAACGaaaatgaatttatttactagATGCTCAAATTCAAAATCCACCCACTTGAGaggaaatttaataaaaattcctTCATTGAAGGCACTGACTACTTCAGACGAATCTGTACAAACAACAACTCTTTTGTGAGCAATGCCAAGATTTATCACCTACCAAATGACGCGTAGGACACTATCCAGTTCGGTGTCTAATGCATTGACAGAGGGAACTGGGCCTGAGAAGAGAATTATTGTCTTACCATCACGATTTTTTAATATACCTCCAATGCTTCCTCCAAAACTATAATCATCTAATGCTCCCCATGCCCCATCCGTTGCCGCTATAAAATCGTAGTTATCCCTTTTATACTTCCAGAAGGAGTTTGAAAGTTTGAAAAAAGGGACCACGATGGCCCCTTGCGGATTAATACGCCATAATGGGTCCGCTCCGAAATTAATCATTCCCGAAGCAGCCCCCATTTGTCTAATCTCAGAACGATAATTTCCTTCAAACTTTCCTATTTAATTCTCTTTTTAAGAAAGATTAATTCGTTTCGAGCCAACCAAATAGACCAGAGAACAGCCACCACCAGTATTCTCCAAAGGAAGCTTACCACTGCAGAAGGGAAAATAGAGAGCAGTCGTAACAATGAAAAATTCCCACGAAGAGCCAACCCCATTCCGCTAGAGAACACTCCCAAAATAGATGTGATATAGTTTCTTGCGCATTTTCACACCAAGGACACGAGTCCAGAGTGCCTCTAATCCTGGAACTGATGAATTTTCTCGTAGGCACAATGTTCCATTGGATTTTCCATAAAAAACAAGAATTTTCGGCGGGGCTTTGATTTTCCATATCACTCTCCAGATATAACTATTTTGCGGGTCAGGGGTGCTGGACGACATTAATAGATCATGACACAACTTCGATGAGAATTGCTCCTTCCCCAGAAGCCATTGTAGAATGTCAGCACCCTGTGAGAGATTGATCTTATCGACGAGGGAAGCCAGTGATGAAAAGTCTGCCATTGATTCTACCTCGGGAGAATCTAACCAAAGCTTAGGGTCCCTTCTATTTTCATTCCAGATCTTCATAAATACATCCACATGAATATGTTTCACTCGAACCAGTTTGTAAAGAGAAGGGAAGCTTGATTGTAGGGTAGAAGGACCAATCCTCCAATCCTCCCAGAAATAAACCGAGTCTCCACTTTTGACCTTCCATTTGAAATTCTCCCTTCTCAAGAATTTATCGATGACTGGGTCCGAGAGTAATTCTACTATCTTCTTCATAACCGGAGAACACAAATTTTTCTCCACCCGTGATAGATCGTAATGTACATGAGCACCATACCTTTGCAACATAATCTGATTCCAGTAGCTATTCCTCTCACTGTAGGCACGCCAGATCCATTTCGCAAGAATGACCAGATTTTTGTTACGTATCGAGTTTAGGCCTAGGCCACCCCAATTTTTTGGAAGACAGATGTTTTCCCAGTTAAGCAAGTGTAACTTTTGACCTCCATGAACATTGTGCCCGCACATGAAAGCTCTTCTCTGCCGTTCCAAAATATGAACGACCGTTTCCGGCATCCTATACATGGTGAACTAGTATATAGGAATACTATCAATTGCCGCATGTAATAGAACTGTTTTCCATGCTAATGAGATCCTTGACGCATCATACGAGTTGATTTTAACAGAGAACTTGTGTGAATTAAGGGATCCCAGAATCGCACCGCTCTAGGATTTGCACCCAAGACTGCTCCCAAATAGATAATAGGACCTTTGTCTAGCTTGCAGCCAAGAATCGATACACAATCATCAATCCGCtgtttcgattgtttgaaagcATATAGAGAGCTCTTGTTAAAATTGATCTTGAATCCCGATAAGAGTTGAAAGCATTGAAGCACTTGTTTGATTCCCTACATCGAATTTACATCATCATCAAGGAAAAGAATCACATCGTCAGCAAATTGAAGATGAGTAATGAGACAAGAAATTACACAAACTAAGAAGATCCATAAATAAGCATGAGATAAGTCGTTgcatataacaaatatatatatatacatacatatatatatatatatacacatacat
Protein-coding regions in this window:
- the LOC108192471 gene encoding protein NRT1/ PTR FAMILY 7.1 isoform X1 — protein: MDSGNVIKEIPLNEKEGTNCVGATIENCNINNKENTIYAQSKKVDKKSVGGWGPAFLLLANQGLATLAFFGVAVNLVLFLTRVLGQDTASAANNVSKWTGTVYLCSLIGAFLSDSYWGRYMTSAIFQLIFVLGLVLLSLSSWIFLVKPSGCGDGKKSCMPTSSVGIGLFYLAIYLVAFGYGGHQPSLATFGADQFDEKNPKQKKSKAVFFCYFYFALNVGSLFSNTILVYFEDLGMWTMGFWVSTASAVIALVSYLMGTKCYRYVKPSGNPLPRVAQVFVAAARKRKLKLSDGAELYEVEGSESAIKGSRKILHTDEFKCLDKAAVVEEEDQNSSIVNPWRLCTVTQVEEAKCVIRLLPIWLCTIIYSVVFTQMASLFVEQGEVMKLEFGNFRIPAASISSFDICSVLVCTGIYRQILVPLAGRLSSNPKGLTELQRMGIGLVIGMLAMIAAGITELERLKRVPPGKDSSTLSVFWQIPQYVLVGASEVFMYVGQLEFFSEQAPDGIKSFGSSLCMASISLGNYGSSMLVIMVMEITAKGDNPGWIPEDLNNGHLDRFYFLIAGLVVIDFAIYVYCAKWYKSTDWDGSQSVVPKDGQVEDGAVADV